The following nucleotide sequence is from Streptomyces bathyalis.
GCCGCTACCTCGCCGAGGGCATCACCAGCTTCACCGAGGCGGGCATCGGCGGCGGCTGGATCGGTCAGACGCCCGTCGAACTCGCCGCGTACCAACTCGCCCTGGAAACCGGGAGATTGAACGCGCGAGCCCAGCTGATGATCGCCTCGGACGCGCTGCACCCGCTGGTCGGCGCACACCCGGGTGACGGCATCACCACGGGACTCGATCTCGGGCTGCGCACGGGCCTCGGTGACGACCGGCTGTCGGTCGGCCCGGTGAAGATCTTCCTGGACGGCTCGCTCCTGGGCCGTACGGCAGCCGTCACCGAACCCTTCTGCGGCTGCGGCCACGCCCCCGGCGCCGGCAACGACCAGCAGACGGGGTACTTCCAGGACGACCCCGACGCGATGACCGGTCTCGTACTGGCAGCGCACCGCGCCGGCTGGAGCGTCGCCGCGCATGCGATCGGCGACCGGGCCGTCGACCTGGCCCTCGACACGTACGAGCGCGCACAGCGCGAACATCCAGGCCCGGACGTGATCCACCGCATCGAGCACGCCGGGATCGTGCGCCCCGAGCAGCTGCGGCGCTTCGCCGAACTGGGCGTCGTGCCCGTGCCGCAGCACAACTTCCTCGCGGCATTCGGCGACGCCATGGCGGCCAACCTCGGCCCGGAGCGCACCGGTTGGACCTACCGGCTCCGCTCGTTCCTCGACCTCGGGCTGAGCGTTCCGGGTTCTTCGGACCGGCCCGTCGCCCCCGGTGCACCGCTGCCCGCCATCGAGGCGATGGTGCGCCGGCTGACCGATTCGGGCGCGCCCTTCGGCCCGGACGAACGCGTCACCGCCGAGAGCGCGCTGCGTGCCTGGACGGTCGGCTCGGCGCGCGCGACGGGCGCCGAGCCGGCCAAGGGCCGTCTGCGCCCGGGCATGCTCGCCGACTTCGCCGTACTCGACGCCGACCCCCTCCGCACGGACGCCGACCGCATCGGCGCCATCAATGTCCTCGCCACCGCCGTCGGCGGTGACGCCGCCCACGATCCGCACCGTCTGGTCACCGTCCCCGAGGAGACCGAATGAGCACCCCTCCCCCTCCCCCGTCCCCCTCCACACCCGCATCCGATGTGACCGCGACCGCCGGGAAGACCACGAGCACCGCCGACATCAAACGCCTGCTGTCCGCGGCCTTCATCGGCACGGCACTCGAGTGGTACGACTACTTCCTCTACGGCACCGCCGCGGCCCTCGTCTTCAACAAGCTCTTCTTTCCGAGCCTGGATCCGGCCGTCGGCACCATCGCCTCGTTCATCACCTTCGCGGTCGGCTTCGTGGCCCGCCCGGTCGGCGCCGCCATCTTCGGGCACATCGGCGACCGGTACGGGCGGCGAACGGCGCTGATCATGACCGTCGTGCTGATGGGCGTCACGACCGGCTGCATCGGGCTGCTGCCCGGCTACGGAAGCATCGGCATCTGGGCACCGGCGCTGCTGGCCACGCTCCGCTTCCTGCAGGGCATCTCCGTGGGCGGCGAGTGGAGCGGTGCGATGCTGCTGACGCTGGAGCACACTCCCCGTGAGAAGCACGGCAGTTACTCGGCCGTCCCCCAACTCGGCTCCCCCGTCGGCACGTTGCTCTCCAGCGGCGCCTTCGCACTGGTGGGGATGCTGCCCGACGCGGCGTTCTACTCCTGGGGCTGGCGCATACCGTTCCTGTTCGCCTTCGTGCTGCTCTTCGTCGCCCTCTACATGAGGCTGCGGATCGAGGAATCCCCCGTGTTCAAGGCGATGATGGCCGAGAGCGAGAAGAACGGGCCGCCGCCCGCGCCGCTGCTGGAGGCCTTCCGCCGCACCTGGGGACGGATCCTCATCGGGATCGCCGCCGCGTTCCTCGGCATCGGGGGCTTCTTCCTGCTGACGACGTTCATCATCTCCTACGGCACCGAGCAGCTCGGCGTGGACAAGTCCGTGATGCTCAACGCGACGCTCGTCGGTGCGGTCGTCGAGATCGGGGTGCTCGTGGTGGGCGGCCGGATCGCCAACCGGGCCGGCCCGTGGAAGGTGTGCGTGGTGGGCGGCATCGTCTCCGTGCTCGCGGCCTTCCCGACCTTCTGGCTCGTCGACACGAAGAGCACCCCACTCGTCGTCCTCGGCGTCGCGCTGGGCATCGGTGCGATCTCCATCCCGTACGCGCCGATCGGTGCCGTCGTCTCCGGGATGTTCCCCGAGAACTTCCGCTACAGCGCCGTCGCCATGTCGTACAACCTGGCGGGCGTGCTGTCCGGGTTCGTTCCGCTGGTGGCCGCCTCGCTGCTGGGCCTCTCCGGTGGTGCCTCGTGGACCGCCGCCTTGCTGCTGATCCTCATCGCGGGGTGCACGGCCGTCGGCTCGTACCTCGCCGGTCCGCAACTGGGCAGGCGTCTGGGCCACGACCCCAGCAAGCAGCACGAGACGTCGAAGGCGATCGCGTGACACAGGGACAACAGCAGCAGGAGCAGCCGCAGTCGCAGTCACGGCCGGAACGGCAACTCCCGCGCACCGGCGGGCAGATACTCGTCGACCAGCTGGCGGCGCACGGCGTCGGCACGGTATTCGGGGTGCCGGGCGAGAGCTATCTCGAGGTCCTGGACGCGCTGCACGACTCCTCCGTGAGGATGGTCGTCTGCCGCCAGGAAGGCGGCGCCGCCTACATGGCCGAGGCCGCGGGCAAGCTCACCGGCAGCCCCGGCGTCTGCTTCACGACCCGCGGCCCCGGCGCGGCGAACGCGCTGGTGGCGCTGCACACCGCTCACCAGGACGCGACGCCCCTGATCCTCTTCGTCGGTCTGGTGCCGCGTGGCCACACCGGCCGTGCGGGGTTCCAGGAGTTCGATCTGCGCGGCACGTTCGGCGCGAACGCCAAGCTGGTCGAGACGGCCGACGAGGCGGCGCGCCTGCCGGAGATCACGGCCCGCGCGTTCGCCGTCGCGACCGGCGGCAGGCCGGGGCCGGTGGTCGTCGGGCTGCCCGAGGACATGCTCACCGACACGGCGCGCGTACCCGACGCGCTGCCGCTGCCGGTGCCCGAGGGCGCCGTGTCCGCGGAGCAACTCCGGGAGCTGGAAGCCCTGTTGGTGCAGGCGGCACGCCCGCTGGTCGTGCTGGGCGGCAGCCGCTGGACCCAGGCCGCGCGCAAGGACGTGCGGGCCTGGGCCGAGGCATGGTCGCTCCCGGTGGCCGTCGATTTCCGCTGCCAGGACCTGATACCCGGGGACAGCGACATCTTCGCCGGGAATCTGGGCTACGGACGCTCCGGCGCGCTCGCCGAACGGCTCGCCTCGGCGGACCTGCTGATCTGCGTCGGCGCAGCGCCCGGCGATGTCAGCACGGACGGCTACACGCTGCTGGAGCAGCCTCAAGGACCGGATGCCTCACGGCGGATCGTCCATGTGCTGCCGGAGTGGCCGCCGCCCGGCGCCTGGCACCGCAGCGACCTCATGCTGCTCGCCGCACCGGCCGCGTTCGCCAGGGCCGTCGCGGATCTCCGGCCCACCGCGCCCGTCCCGTGGGCCGACATCACACGTGCGGACCGCGCCGCCCATCTGGAGTTCAGCCGTACGCTGCACGACCCCGAACCCCTCGATCTCGGCGCCGTGTTCGCCACGCTCGACGCGCGGCTCGACGCCGACGCCGTCGTCACGTTCGGCGCCGGCAACTACGCGCTGTGGGCGCAGCGCTTCCTCACCTACCGGGAGGGCATGCGCCAACTCGCGCCCCGAAACGGCTCGATGGGCTACGGCGTCCCCGCGGGCGTGGCCGCCGCCGTCACCATGCCGGGGCGGCAGGTCGTCACCTTCGCGGGCGACGGCTGCTTCCTGATGAACGGCCAGGAACTCTCGACCGCCGTCGCCGAGGACGCGGCGCCGCTGATCCTCGTCGTCGACAACGGCACCTACGGCACGATCCGCAAGCACCAGGAACTCGCCCACCCCGGGCGGGTCAGCGGCACCGACCTGGTCAACCCGGACTTCGCCGCCTACGCCCGCGCGTTCGGCGCCCACGGCGAAACGGTCAGCGTCACCGAGGAGTTCGGCCCCGCCCTGGAGCGCTCGCTCGCCAACTGCCGTTCCGGCAGGGCCGCGTTGATAGCGCTGCGTCCCGCCGAGGGCCGCCTCGCCCCGGGCATGACGGTCGCCTCCCTGCGGGAACAGGCCACCCGGGAGTCCGCCGGACCCCGGTGAACCCGTCCGGGAGGCGACCGGGCACCCTGACGGCACGGCCACGCGAGGGCCGGCACGTACTCCTGCTTGCCTCCCGGCCCACACACGACATATCGTGTTCCTGAGCGAACGCGATATGTCGCTGTGCGCCGTGGCTTCCGGCGACGGCGCGCGGCGGTGTTCGGGCTCGCCGCCGCCGTACGCCTACCCGGGAGGCCGCCGTGCCCGCCGAACGCTCCTCGTGGTCGATCTCCGAGCCACAGACCCTCCAGATCGACGACCCCGTCGAATCGCTCCAGGTACGCATCGTGGGCGGCAGCGTCAATGTCGTCGGCACCGGCGAGCCCGGCGCCCGTGTCGAGGTCGGCGAGGTGGAGGGGCCGCCCCTCACGGTGACGCGCGAGGGCGACTCACTGGTCGTCGCCTACGAGGACGTCCCCTGGAAGGGCTTCCTCAAGTGGCTGGACCGCAAGGGCTGGAACCGCCACGTGGTCGTCTCGGTCTCGGTGCCCGCACATGTGCGGCTCTCCGTCGGCGTCGTCGGGGCCAGCGCCTTCGTCTCCGGCGTCACGGGACGTACGGATCTGCGCGGGGTCAGCGGCGACACCACCCTCGTCGGGATCGACGGCCCGGTCCGCGCCGAGACCGTGTCCGGCAACGTCGAGACGCAGGGCCTCACCGGCAGGATCGGATTCAACTCCGTCTCCGGCGACCTGACGGTCATCGACGGCCGGCCCGCCGTCAAGGCCGACTCGGTCAGCGGCTCCATGATCCTCGACCTGCACACCGGCGGCAGCGACGGCGAGACGGACGTCGCCGTCGGCACCGTCTCCGGCGAGGTCGCCCTGCGCATGTCGAACCCCGTGGACGCCACCGTGGAGGTGAGCACCGCGAGCGGCGGCGTCTCCAGCGCGTTCGACGAGCTCAAGGTCGAGGGGCAGTGGGGCGCGAAGAAGGTCAAGGGCACCCTCGGCTCCGGCAGGGGCCGCCTGCAGGCCAGCAGCGTCTCGGGCTCCATCGCGCTCCTGCGGCGTGCCGAGCCGCTCCACGACGACGACCTCCTCCTCAGCAAGGACGCCTGACATGTCTCCCGTCTTCGCTCACGGCCGGCTCCGCCTCTATCTGCTCAAGCTCCTCGACGAGGCGCCACGGCACGGCTACGAAGTGATCCGGCTGCTGGAGGAGCGCTTCCAGGGCCTGTACGCGCCGTCGGCGGGCACCGTCTACCCGCGCCTGGCCAAGCTGGAGGCCGAGGACCTGGTCAGTCACACGACCGAGGGCGGCGGCCGCAAGGTCTACTCGATCACCGACGCCGGCCGCGCCGAACTGGCCGAGCGCGAGGACGAGTTGGCGGAGCTCGAGGTCGAGATCAGCGAATCCCTGACGTCCCTGGCCGCCGACATCCGCGAGGACGTCAGCGGCTCCGCCCGCGATCTGCGGCGCGAGATGCGCGAGCAGGCCCGCCGTACCCGCGCGGAAGGAACGGGCGGGCTTTCCGGCGGCTGGCCCGGCATGGCCGAGAAGGAGGCATGGCAGCAGGCCAATGAGGAGATGAAGCGGGCCAAGGAGGAGTGGAAGGAACAGGCCCGCCGCGCCAAGAAGGAGACCCAGCAGGCCAAGCGCCAGGCGAAGGAGGCCCAGGCTCGCGCGGCCGCCGTCGAGGAGGTGCAGCGCATCGCCCGGCAGGTGCAGGAGCAGGTCCAGTCACGGGCGAAGTCGGGCGACTGGCCGGGGGCGGTCCGCGACGGCATGTCCGAACTGGCCCGCGAGATGGGCAACTTGGGCCGCATCACGGAGCACGCCACGTCCTGGTTCCCGTATCTGCGGCAGGAGTCCTCCGAAGGCGGCGGCGAGGCGGCGGGCCCCCAGGCCCCCGACTGGGCGAAGGAGCAGGACACCCCGAGCGACGATCCCGGACGGGACCTGGAGCGCCTCCTCGACCACTTCCGCGATGACGTACGCGACGCGGCACGCGATCACGGTGTGACCGAACAGCAGCTGCGCGAGGCTCGCCGTCAGCTCTCGGCCGGGGCCGCCCACCTGGTCGCTCTCCTCAGCGATCCCGGACGCAACGGGGAGCGCGACCTCAGCGATTGAGCCGTCGCAGGACCGGTACCGTCCTCAGAACTGCCCGGTGTCCAGCTCGAACCCCAGCGGCTCGGGCAGCTCGATCGTCTTGGACAGCTTCGCCTCGGCCCTGCGGGTGTACGAGTCACCGGCAGGTTCGGAGAACACGACGACCTCGCCGGCCTCACGGTCGATCAGCAGATAGCAGGGAACGCCGGCGCGCGCATATCCCCGCAGCTTCGGCCCGCGGTCCTGCTGAGCGGTCGAGCGGGAAGTCACCTCGCCGACGAGCATGACGGGAGCGGGGTCGTGGTATTCGGCCTCGTCACCGAAGCTGCCCTTGGGGGCGATGACCAGGTCCGGGACCACCTTGCCGGTCGACGAGGCATCGGGGACGAACAGTCCGAGGCCGGTGTATGTGCGCAACTCCCTGTCCCTGCGACGTTCCGTCACCTGGTCCGACACCTCGGACACGATCTCTTCGTGCTCGCCGTTGGCCGGTGGCACCACGTGGATCTCCCCCTCGATCAACTCCACGCGCCACCCCTCGGGGGATGCCGCGCTCAACGCGTCGAAGGCGTGCTCCACCGATGACTCCGTACCGTCGCCGGCCGCCACGTCGGATTCACGCTCTGGGGCTGCCATCGTCACGTGGTCCTCCTTCGTCACCGGCCGACGATTCCAGGTTGGCTGCGTCGGCGCCGCCCGCGGCAGCGGACACTCAGTCGAAAGCGGCACAGGTGACGCTTTCGCGATGCACGCCCCCACCCGCCGTGCTGGTGCCAGGGCTGGTCACCCTGCCCGTGCAGGATTCCATTCTCCCCGCTCACAACCCCGCTCGCACCATCCCCGGAGACGATCTCCGCAGCGCCCGTCCGCTTGCCTGGAGCCCGGACGGGAGTCGGAGACCGAGCGAGAGGGAGCGGGACCCGATGGACGCGACGCTCACCGCACGGCACGGCGACCTCAGGTGCTGACCACCGCGGCAGCCGCACGCCGTGGAACTCGGTTTCCCCCACGACTTCCTGGCCGATCCGCTGACGCGCGCCATGATGTTCGGCGACGCGAGGATGGAGAAGGTCATGGCCTGAGCGCCGGCTCCGGCGGCGTCATGGGGCGCGACTCCGCCGCCCCTGCGCACCGGCCCTCGTGTCGCCCTGCTCCCGGATGATCTCCGCACGCTCCCGCCCGCCTACCCTAGAGCCCGGACGGGAGATGCGGAGAACGAGCGAGAGGGAGCGGGACCCGATGGACGCGACGCACATCGCACTGGCCGACGAGCTGAAGCGCATGGCGGCGGCCGACCACGAGGCGTCCGCCGGAGCTCTCAGTGAGGACTTCGCCGAACAGCTCCTCTGGCGCCGGCTCACCGCGCGGCACGGCGACCGCCTCAACGCGATCATGGCGGAGCACGGCTGGCCGACGGAGTCGCTGGTCGGCGAGGAGGCGGCGCGTGCGGCGTGGCTGATCGCGCAGCACGCGGACCGTCAACTGGACGTGCAGCGGCGGGCGTTGGCGCTGATGGAACGCGCGGTGGAGGCGGGCGAGTCGAGCGCTGCTCAACTCGCCTTCCTCCGCGACCGCACGTACGTCAACGAGGGACGCGAGCAGCCCTGCGGCACGCAGATCGCGACCGTGCGGGACGGCGAGCCCGTGCCGTGGCCCTGCGAGGAGCCGGACCGGCTGGACGAGCGCCGAGCGGAAGCCGGCATCGAGCCCTTCGCCGCCTACACCGCGCGGCACGCACCGCCCGCGTCCCCCGCCCTCTGACGGGACCGCTGACGGGGCCGACCTGCAGGTCCCTCAGACCGTCAGACCGTCAGCGTCAGACCGTCAGCACGACCTTGCCGAACAGCTCACCGTCCGCCATCTTCGCGAAGCCCTCACGGGCACGGTCCAGGGGCAGCGTCGAGTCGATGACGGGACGCACGCCCTTGGCGGCGCAGAAGTCCAGCAGCGACGCCAGTTCCTCCTTGCTGCCCATCGTCGAGCCGACGACCTTCAGTTCGAGGAAGAAGATCCGGTTGAGCTCCGTGGCGTCCGGGTTGGGGCCGCTCGTGGCACCCGAGATGACGACGGTTCCACCGGGCTTGAGGGACTTCAGCGAGTGCGACCAGGTGGCCGCGCCCACGGTCTCCAGCACCGCGTCGACGCGCTGAGGCAGCCGCGTACCGGTCTCCACGGCGGCCTCCGCGCCGAGTTCGACGGCACGCTTGCGCTTGTCCTCGTGCCGGCTGGTGGCGAAGACCCGCAGCCCGGCAGCGGCACCGAGCACGATGGCGGCCGTCGCGACGCCGCCGCCCGCGCCCTGGACGAGCACGCTGTCGCCGGGCCGTACGCCCGCGTTCGTGAAGAGCATCCGGTACGCGGTGAGCCACGCCGTCGGCAGACAGGCGGCCTCCGCGAAGGAGAGCTCCTTCGGCTTGGGCAGCACGTTCCACTTGGGCACGGCGACGCGTTCGGCGAACGTGCCCTGGTACTTCTCCGTCAGCAAGGTGCGCTTCTCGTTCGGGCCGACGCCGTGACCGGTGGCACCGATGACCGAGTGGAGGACGACTTCGTTGCCGTCGGCGTCGACGCCCGCGCCGTCGCACCCCAGGGTCATCGGCAGCAGCTCTTCGCCGAGGCCGACGCCACGCAGGGACCACAGGTCGTGGTGGTTGAGCGACGCCGCCTTGACGTCGACGGTCGTCCAACCGTCCGGAACCGTCGGTTCCGGACGGTCACCCAGCTCCAGCCCGTCCAGCGGCTGGTCCTTGTCGATTCGTGCGGCGTATGCAGCAAACATGATCCGGACGCTACTCGCGCGGGGGGCTGACCAGCCACCCCCCGCCCCGGCGAAGCGACAGATGTCACGGACGCGTGGAATGCGCTCGGCCTCACAGCACCTTCGAGAGGAAGGACTTCGTCCGCTCGTGCTGCGGGTCGTTGAGGACGTCCCGGGGGTTGCCCGACTCCACGACCACACCGTCGTCCATGAAGACCAGCGAGTCGCCGACCTCGCGCGCGAAGCCCATCTCGTGCGTGACGACGATCATCGTCATGCCGTCCCGGGCGAGGTCGCGCATGACGTCCAGCACCTCGCCGACCAGCTCCGGGTCGAGCGCGGAGGTCGGCTCGTCGAAGAGCATCAGCTTGGGCTCCATCGCCAGCGCGCGGGCGATGGCGACGCGCTGCTGCTGCCCGCCGGAGAGCTGCGCCGGGTAGCTGTCCGTCTTCTCGGCGAGGCCCACGCGGTCCAGGAGCGCGGCAGCGCGTTCCCGCGCCTTCGCCTTGCTCTCGCCCTTCACGAGCACCGGCGCCTCCATCACGTTCTCCACCGCGGTCATGTGCGGGAAGAGATTGAAGCGCTGGAAGACCATGCCGATGTCGCGGCGCTGCGCGGCGACTTCGCGGTCCCGCAGCTCGTAGAGCTTGTTGCCGTGCTCGCGGTAGCCGACGAGCGTGCCGTCGACGTACAGCCGTCCCGCGTTGATCTTCTCCAGATGGTTGATGCAGCGCAGGAATGTCGACTTGCCCGACCCCGAGGGCCCCACGATGCAGAACACCTCGCGCGGCGCGACCTCCAGGTCGATGCCCTTGAGCACCTCGACCGGGCCGAAGGACTTGTGTACGGCCTCCGCCTTGACCATCGCGCTCATGCGGCGCCTCCCGCTCCCGAGCCTGAGCCCGATCCCGTACCACGGCTGAAGGTGAACACCAGCTGCCGCGCCCGCTGCCACGGGGTTGCGGGCAGCTGCCGCGACGAGCCCCGCGCGTAGTGCCGCTCCAGGTAGAACTGCCCGATGCTGAAGACCGTCGTGATCACGAGGAACCAGATGGTGGCGACGAACAGCATCTCCACCACGGCGCCCGAATTGTTGCCGATGTTCTGCGACTTGCGCAGCACCTCCTCGTACTGCACGACGGCGCACAGGGCGGAGGTCTTGAGCAGGTTGATGAACTCGTTGCCGGTCGGCGGCACGATGACGCGCATCGCCTGCGGCAGCACGATCCGGCGCATGTTCTGCCCGTTGGTCATGCCGAGAGCCTGCGAGGCCTCGGTCTGCCCCTCGTCCACGGACTGGATGCCGGCGCGGCAGATCTCTGCCATGTATGCCGCCTCGTTCAGGCCGAGTCCCAGCAGGGCTGCCATGAACGGCGTCATGACGTCCGTCATCTCGTCCTTGTAGATCGGGCCGAGATTGAGGACGGGGAAGATCAGCGCGAGGTTGAACCACAGCAGCAACTGCACGTAGACGGGCGTGCCGCGGAAGAACCAGATGTAGCCCCACGCCACCGAGTTGGTGACCGGATTCTTCGACATCCGCATCACTGCCAGGACGATGCCGAGTACCAGGCCCATCAGCATGGACAGCACGCTGACGACGAGGGTGTTCTTGACGCCCTCCATGATCTGGTCGTTGAAGAAGAAGCTGCCGACCGAGCCCCAGGTGAGGTCCGCCTCCGCGAACGCCTTGACGACGAGGAGGAGGAGCACGATGACGACGGCGGCGGAGACGTAGCGGCCGTAGTGCCGCACGGGTATCGCCTTGATCGCCTCGGGTGCCGTGCCGGCGGATGGGGGCGCGCTGGGCGCCTTGTCGAGGGGTGCGGTCATGGAGGTTGCTGCCTGTCGATCGGTGGGCTGGGGGCACTCCCCCGGCGGGCCGGGCCCCGCCCAGCACTGGCTGGGGGACCCGGCGGGGCGCCTTGCGGGAGTGGCGGTCGCGGACTCGCGGACATCGCTGCCGGCGAGCGTCGGTGCGACGCCGGTTCGCGGTGGCCGTGGCACGGCCGGCCGGTCCGTGACGACTGGACCGGCCGGCCGGTGGGCCGCGACGCGGCTCAGGTACCGCTGTTGATCTTCGCCTCGGAGACTCCGCCGTCCTCGACGCCCCACTTCTTGAGCGCCTTCTTGTAGGAGCCGTCCTCGATGATCTTCGTCAGGGCTTCCTTGAGGGCGCCGCTGAGCTCGTCGTTGCCCTTGGAGACGGCCATGCCGTACGGCGCGGACTCCATCTGCTCGCCGACGACCTCGAAGTCGTCGCCGCTCTTCGCGGCGTTGGCCGCGACGGGGAAGTCGGAGATGTCGGCGACGACGCCGCCGGCCTTCAGCCGCACGCGCGCCTCGTCGTCGGTGTCGAACGGCTCGATCGTCAGCGGCCGCTCACGGTTCTTCTTGCACTTGTCGATCTGCTTCTTGAGGATCTCGTGCGAGGTGGTTCCGCGCTGCGTGGCGACCTTCTTCCCGCACAGCTGGTCGACCGACTCGATCTTCTCCGGGTTGCCCTTCTTGACGAGGATCGAGGAGCCGGCGGTGAGGTAGTCGACGAAGTCGACGCCCTTGCCGACCTTCTTGCCCTTGTCGTCCAGGCCCTCCTGCCGGTCCTTGGTGTCCGTCATCGACGACATGATCATGTCGAAGCGGCCGGTCTGCATGGAGGTGATCAGCCCGTCGAAGGTGCCGTTGGTGAACTGGAACCGCACACCGAGCTGCTCGCCCATCGCGTTGGCGAGGTCGGGGTCGAGTCCGACGATCTTCTGCCCTTCCTTGTACTCCATCGGCTTGTACGCGGCATCCGTACCGACCT
It contains:
- a CDS encoding ABC transporter substrate-binding protein → MTARNSRRPADVRRRSARMAAPIAVLVTGALMLTGCGDQTGSAGGGADKQGSKAPLFDKLPKKIQKAGVIKVGTDAAYKPMEYKEGQKIVGLDPDLANAMGEQLGVRFQFTNGTFDGLITSMQTGRFDMIMSSMTDTKDRQEGLDDKGKKVGKGVDFVDYLTAGSSILVKKGNPEKIESVDQLCGKKVATQRGTTSHEILKKQIDKCKKNRERPLTIEPFDTDDEARVRLKAGGVVADISDFPVAANAAKSGDDFEVVGEQMESAPYGMAVSKGNDELSGALKEALTKIIEDGSYKKALKKWGVEDGGVSEAKINSGT